The Macaca nemestrina isolate mMacNem1 chromosome 17, mMacNem.hap1, whole genome shotgun sequence genome contains the following window.
ggtaggggaatcgcttgaacgtgggaggtggaagctgcagtgggcagagatcgtgccactgcactccagcctgggcaatggagcgagaccttctctcaaaaacaacaaaactcccTATCATGGGAAAGGCTGAgaacatttcatttcctttccagcCAAACCACTAAGACTGAGCTGGCAGACAGCAACGTATTTTGCCCCTGGGAAAAGGAAGAGGGCCACAGTCCTGTTAAAGCTGGCCAGAAACCACtgattcctcctgcctcagcctcctgcatagctggaaccacagtcgtgccaccatgcccagctaatttgtttttttttaaactttcgtagaggcagggtcttgccatgttattcaggctggtcctcctggcctcaagggatctttctaccttgccctcccaaagtgctgggattcaggcgtgagccacgcgcCTGgccttagaggaaaaaaaaaaattttttttttaaaagagcaaagaaaaatgCTCCTTCTTTAAGTCCCAGGGACAGCCTGTCAGAACTGAGGTAAAAGCTGATCATAGTGTTAAGCTTACCTCCTGTTCTTCAACCTTCTGCTTTTGCGTGGGTTCCTCCTCACCATCAAATGTTGGTGGGATGCTGTTGTTAATGTTGAAAGTGACAGTGATTCTAAAAGGGCAAGAGAAAACATAACAGACAAGGCATCATTTTAACTGAGTAGGTTAACACACAAACAGGGAGGTCTGCTACAGTTACAAAGGTGTACTGAAACAATGTCTCTATCCTAGCTGGCTGAATTATATGCAGAACTTCAAACAAGGCTGGTACCTACATCCAGTCCTGAGTGATTCAGCAGGTCTCAAGTGTGCCTACCATGTACCAGCTGCTGGAAGCCAAAGCTGGCCTCAGCTTATCTCAGCCAAACAAGTCATGCATGGGTTACTCCCAACAGGGCCAGTACCCCAGGGCTCACTGCCATGTGTTGACTGGGCATCTCATGGCCACAGCCAGCTGACACTGCCCACCCTGGTCTTTCCAAGGAACCCTTGGTGAAAGTAAGGACCTGGGAGGCTGGTGAGATGGAACAGAAGCCCCTTTAAGAGCCTTTCCCCATAAGAAAATTTGCCCtgcaaggaaaggaagaaggagcaATGGAGGGTTGCATCTGTTAAACACGGAGAGCAGCCCTGGCCTCAGGAAGGGGATGCCTCACAAAGAAAAAAACGGCTGTAGTAGACAGTCATCCTTCAGAGTACTTGTGGGAAGTTTTATCATCACAAAGCAGGCCAGAGACACCAACTAGCGACAATTTTAAGGTGCAAGAATCCACACCTGACAAATCATGTCCCAAAGTTTGAGTCAAAATTCCTGGGAGATAAAGTTTAGAACCAGAACTGCTGGACTATGCAACTCTGGCAGGCACCGTTCCATACAAGTTCCATGAAGTACCGCCCCCTCGACTTGTGCTAACTAGCTGCTTTGCCAGGAAGTCACCTTTCCATAGTAACAGAGGCAGTCTGAGGTTGACACAATCTGTCTGATTCCAACTGTGCTGACCAAGCTGAGCTCCTGGGCACAGAAATGGAATGATGTTCGTCagagcattatttttaatggcccCCAAATAGCTATGAAAACCTTGTGCAAATGGTTTTTAGGTGAGATTACAGAAGACACAATTGACCTGTGTAGGGAAAAACCACACTACACAATAGCCAAGAGAATTGGTACCCTACTTCACATCAtactcaaaatgaatcacagacctCAACTAAGAGCTAAAACTAGAAAACTCTGAAAAAAGTAAGGCATAAATCTTCACAACCTTGGGCGAGGCAGTGGTTTCTTAGATGTGACACTAaaaaaagcacaagcaaccaaaaaAATAGGTAAACTGAACTTCCTCAAAATCAGAAACTTTTGTGTCAGAGGGCAttacaaagaaagtgaaaagaaaacccacaagATGGGGAACAATACTTGCAAATCATTAATTTGGTAAGATCACTATACCCAGAAAAactaaagaattcttttttttttgagacagagtctcactctgtcgcccaggctggagtgcagtgacgtgatctcggctcactgcaacctctgcctctgggcttcatgccattctcctgcctcagcctcctgagtagctgggactacaggcgcccgccactacacctggctaattttttgtacttttagtagagacggggtttcactgcattacccaggatggtcttgatctcctgaccttgtgatccacctgcctcagcctcccaaagtgctgggattaaaggtgtgagccaccgtgcccggtcaaaactaaagaattcttacaacccaacaattaaaaatgtaaacaggctgggcagggtggctcacacctgtaatcacagcactctgggagaccgaggagggcggatcacgaggtcaggagtttgagaccagcctggccaacatggcgaaaccccatctctactaaaaatacaaaaattaactggacgaatgcctgtaatctcagctactcaggaggctgaagcaggagaattgtccgaatccgggaggcagaggctgcagtgagccaagatcgtgccactgcactccatcctgggtaataGCAAGACTccgtggggtggggaggaagctacaaattgtatgattccatttatatgaaatgtccaaaagaGGCAATCCATAAAGTAGCTTAGTGATTACCTGGGGTGGCTAGAGGGAGGAATAATGAGTGACTGCTAATAGGTATTGTTTGGGGATTGACAACAATGTTCTAGAATTAGGTAGTGGTAACCGATGCATAATTCTGTGAGGACTAAGAACCACTTAATTTAATAAACTTCAATAAATGGGTAAATTTTATGCCATATAAATTAAATCACATTAAAgctgtgattttaaaaaagaattatatatacatcataaggtcaattataaagaaaattcaatttatttatttatttattatttttttgagatggagtcttgctctgtccctcaggctggagtacagtggcgccatctcggctcactgaaacccgggggagtagctgggactacaggtgcttgccaccacaccctgttaaaatttttagtagagacagggtttcagtgttagccaggatgttctcgatctcctgacctcatgatctgccgtctctgcctcccaaagtgctgggattataggcgtgagccactgcacccagcctcaatttAAAAATCTGGAAGATGACAAATGTTTATCTGTGTAATGAGATTATGGATGACTATAATGCAGAAAAGTGTAAACACTAACAGTTTAGGAGAAGGTGGGGCACCTGACTTAGGTCACAAACTCCCCGCCTCTGATGGCAGCCCTTACTACAGTGGAACCCCATCCTGTTACATATAAGTTACATGCCTTGCATTTTCACCCAAGCTAAACATTAGAGAGAGCAGGGTGCTACTGTATCAGGGCTGTAAATCAGAGATCAAACAGATTCTGTCAGTACTTTTTTGCGCTACATTTTTGTCTCCTTAGTAACCAGCCCACAGCAAATTTGTGTTCAGTGAATGGACTGCCTGGACCTTATGAAGCTGTCCAATTGAATCCTTCACTCTCTTGAAAACCATTTATCCACACCTGAACTCAAGGCTCTTCTAGGGATGACCCAGGACGGGTCTTGCAAGGTTAAGGGAGTCGGTGCCCTGGGATCCCCAGACCAGTACTTACTTTTCCCCGGCAACTTTCCGCACTAATTTCGCTTCTGTCCCATTCAGTTCCAGCTCCCAACCTCCAGACATCTTAGGGAGGGTTTTATGCTTCtggatttttctttcctccttaatTTCATCCTTCAGGAAATCAACAAAAGCTTTGTCTCCTAGAAAAGAAATCCATATACATAAAAAGGAAAGCCAGTTAAACATAAAACTATTACCCTGGTTATCGCAGCCAGAAACCTGGACTATTTCTAATCTCTCTGCTATTACAGTTACTCtagaagcctcagtttccttatctgtaaaaatacCATAATATTAGTGGGAAGCTGAGCCTGATGCTGGAAAAGTGATTTCCAACAATGAACGCATTACCACTTTCCGCTATAAAGCAGAAGAATTTCCGATCATCCTCTTCCACTTGCCAAACGATAGTTGTATCGTATGCTATTTTCAAACACGACCTTGGGCTTTCCCAAAAGTCCACTTTCGAGAGAATAAGACTAAGGATGAGGGTACCCtctagtatttaattttattcatccCCCTACCAACAGAAAATGAAACTGGTGGATAGGGGAGGTGGGGGGAATATGATCACACGTGGGTTTAACCCGCTGGTTGCCAATCAATGGAAAAATGTCCCAGACCTCGGAGGTCGGTTGCAGGCCCCACTCCTGGTCTTTTTCCCTCCTTGAACCGCAAACCACACCCCTGGCCCGCGTGCGCGAACCTCACCTTCAGTGTGCAGCAAGCCGCAGCCACAGCCACAGGCGCAGGGTCCTCGAGGCCGCAGGAGGCCCGGCCGCCGCTCGGAACCTGCGCGCACGCTGAGCAGCCCGAAGAGCCGGGCGCACAGCCGGGGCGCCGGCTGCAGGAGCTGCCGGAAAGGCGAGGCGGGCGCGGCAGCGCGGAGGCTGGGGACGGCGGAGCCCAGCACACGGGGCACGCAGCGCAGCAGAGATAGCATCGCGGAATCCACTGCGAACACGTGCAGATGCAAAGGACAACCCAGGCCCAAGTACCCCGCGACCTAAAGCGCCGCCGGAAGCCCCGCCCTTGCCCGGAAGCGCTTCCCGCGCCGGCGCACTGAGGACCTAAGGCCCCCAGGCGGAATCGCGCCCTCTGCTGGAGGCCTCCGCTGCAGCCCGGGAAGCCTCGAATCCGGTTTCTGGAGCCTTCTTGCTGCGCTGCCCTGAGTCCGCTGTCCGAAGCTGTTTAATTCTTTCTAGTGGCCGCTTCCACCTACTGTTTTCAAGGCACGCCAGGCTTTTGGGCTGCGTGGAATGCACTCTTGTCTTCCCCCAGCTCTCACCAGCCCCTTACACGGTCACTTTCCTCTAGGAGGCTGTGGtgttatattatgtatttattggtTTTCATCCCCAGTTCCTGGGTCGTAACTCCCATAGCCCTCGTTACAGTGTTCTGTGATAATGTTGGGTGTgttaggcctcaggaaacagacTCTCACTCTCCCCTTCTCCCGCCCTCCTTTCACCCGCCCCAATGCAGGACTCTAATCTCCCACATTTCTGAttatgggtctttttttttttttttttttttgagacggagtctcgctgtgtctcccaggctggagtgcaggggcgtgatctcggctcactgcaagctccgcctcccgggttcacgccattctcccgcctcagcctcccaagtagctgagactacaggcacccgccaccacgcccggctagttttttgtatttttagtagagacggggtttcaccatgttagccaggatagtctcgatctcctgacctcgtgatccacccgcctcggcctcccaaagtgctgggattacaggcttgagccaccgtgcccggccgattaTGGGTCTTAAGTCCCTTCCCAGAGAAGGTCCCACCCTATACCCTGGGGGAAGGGATGCTGATGTCcagaagcttccataaaaacccatGAGGACAGGGTTTGCAGAGCCTCTGATAGCTGAATacgtggaggttcctggagggtggtggccCAGGGACGGCGAGGAAGCTCGGAGCTTCTTCCCCACTGCCCACCCTGCTCATCTCCTCATCTGTATCCTTGGTCATATCCTTTATATGAAACCGGtaaaagtgtttccctgagttctgtgagctgctccagTGAGTTAATACAACCCAAAGAGGGGGGTCGTGGGAACCCCCACTTGAAGCGGGCTGGTCGGAAGTTTCAGAGGCCCAGACTTGCCATTGCTGTCTGAAGGTCGGGGcggtcttggggactgagccctcaacctatGGGATCTGACACTGTCTCATGGGATCTGACACTGTCTCCAGGTAGATAATGTTGGcattgaattggaggacaccccGCTGGTGTCTGCTGCTTAGTGTGGAGGGAAAAAACCCAAACCTTTGGTCAC
Protein-coding sequences here:
- the C1QBP gene encoding complement component 1 Q subcomponent-binding protein, mitochondrial; the encoded protein is MLSLLRCVPRVLGSAVPSLRAAAPASPFRQLLQPAPRLCARLFGLLSVRAGSERRPGLLRPRGPCACGCGCGLLHTEGDKAFVDFLKDEIKEERKIQKHKTLPKMSGGWELELNGTEAKLVRKVAGEKITVTFNINNSIPPTFDGEEEPTQKQKVEEQEPELTSTPNFVVEVIKNDGKKALVLDCHYPEDEVGQEDEAESDIFSIREVSFQSSDESEWKDTNYTLNTDSLDWALYDHLMDFLADRGVDNTFADELVELSTALEHQEYISFLEDLKRFVKSQ